In the genome of Phlebotomus papatasi isolate M1 chromosome 2, Ppap_2.1, whole genome shotgun sequence, one region contains:
- the LOC129804215 gene encoding mucin-2-like isoform X2: MSVLAARRSALARDRGRHVISRQVHQEPIRECERNCTRSFTIQPTAECMRRCASLRGAAVHKRTPLVSSREEENISESNTIVNGKDELLQTEESAHGMTIIATSRELESFRNVSRVNSNNSLDTETKISNATRKDAPSPTKSTRSYVDIRSKRLEAAKQRQKTSTDKSVEETDLLPYLFFGQKITATKITETKNQVITTKRSPYFANSGSIKQSLKVKDDEDEIMEVSAPKTSTTEKNKFWQQGRLYYPTRNIVAFSRRGLNMSGFGSPKPPSSTTTSTDASVGRNMENTPLDIIHIPENNSSAKLVTLRSTDAAPTPFALDKSPPNLHGIILEVPPSSLPALDIHSLNPSSSAFNDKDVNLVIFTNKRDQDSSPSPSEVAPVINGSEILKINRDLAPEPTTGAPDITKSSSEGTVDDEEDTTVSLTITTTTTSTTTTTTTTTTTTTPVPTTTTPNPPSLTPPESGEEDANTRAYSIVPGIKAIFSNISTAASLPPDNEEPIRIPIVSSTSKSISKTIFSTSVRSTSVPMTSSSTPSSTDVDTMTSMASTDVPIETTTPKTINISDPLLPSFFNISSIFPTFPPIMGLPGQNISATRKSPTTPDGVLLRRNGDVTIEMHRMNMAAYVLAGLGMFPIAIIIIYVVRMLILKREAKQSSDLERYMNDGQPISPVVKMDDSSGEESIMTERDFNRNNLRFKSLLGEGNFGQVWKAEADDLAGHLGTTRIVAVKTERTENGCGGLNLEADIMRKLGSHPNVVTLLGACIDQEPHLLIMEFAMRGRLLSLLRAARSAVHSVPQSTPSGTKTASIPLSPRRLSGFAHDIARGMEYIASKRIVHRDLAARNVLLDHNGVCKICDFGMSIDMDKSKRIHTLYSRKSNLRRSHSSNRCGESRFRFQPFSTLDTKFGVCRSESQTCGSKVRPALPIRWMAPEALQYHIFSTETDVWAFGIVLWEIATLGCTPYPNLSGREVVRSVPAGIRPEIPPDCRPELYHLMSKTWRKDPRQRPSFSDARSELAHALRQWEIEQENSSEYLDVSGFSEDLEHGMVYFNRRISEFECDI; the protein is encoded by the exons ATGTCGGTTTTGGCGGCAAGGAGAAGTGCTCTAGCGCGCGATAGAGGGCGCCATGTGATTTCCCGCCAAGTTCATCAAGAACCGATTCGTGAGTGCGAGCGAAATTGCACAAGAAGTTTCACCATCCAACCAACGGCTGAATGCATGAGGCGGTGTGCTTCACTGAGGGGTGCTGCTGTTCACAAAAGGACCCCTCTAGTGTCTTCCCGTGAGGAGGAGAACATTTCAGAGTCCAACACAATCGTCAATGGAAAAGATGAACTACTGCAAACTGAAGAATCAGCTCATGGAATGACGATCATTGCCACAAGTCGCGAATTGGAATCTTTCCGTAATGTATCCAGGGTAAACTCCAATAATTCTCTGGATACAGAAACAAAGATCTCAAATGCTACGAGAAAGGATGCACCTTCCCCAACCAAATCCACACGATCATATGTTGATATCCGCAGCAAGAGGCTCGAAGCTGCCAAGCAGCGTCAAAAGACTTCCACTGATAAGTCTGTTGAGGAGACAGATCTCCTACCCTATCTCTTCTTTGGTCAGAAGATCACTGCCACAAAGATTACTGAGACAAAGAACCAAGTGATCACTACTAAAAGATCACCGTACTTTGCCAATAGTGGTAGTATTAAGCAATCTCTGAAGGTCAAGGATGATGAGGATGAGATTATGGAAGTGTCTGCACCAAAGACATCCACAACggagaagaataaattttggCAACAAGGACGCTTGTACTATCCAACAAGGAATATTGTTGCCTTCAGCAGAAGAGGACTCAATATGTCAGGCTTTGGGAGCCCAAAGCCACCATCCTCGACCACCACATCCACGGATGCAAGTGTGGGCAGAAATATGGAAAATACCCCCCTGGATATTATTCACATCCCGGAGAACAATAGCAGTGCAAAGTTAGTAACACTGAGAAGTACAGATGCTGCACCCACACCCTTTGCTCTCGATAAGTCCCCGCCGAATCTCCATGGAATCATCCTAGAAGTTCCTCCATCATCTCTTCCAGCTCTTGATATACATTCACTAAATCCTTCTTCATCAGCTTTCAACGACAAGGATGTCAATCTTGTAATCTTCACCAACAAAAGAGATCAGGATAGTAGTCCGTCCCCTTCTGAGGTCGCTCCTGTGATAAATGGAAGTGAAATTCTCAAAATCAATCGAGATTTGGCTCCAGAACCTACAACAGGAGCTCCTGACATCACAAAGTCAAGCTCAGAAGGGACGGTAGATGACGAAGAAGATACAACAGTTTCTCTTACAATTACTACTACCACAACCAGTACAACAACCACGACGACAACAACTACAACTACCACAACTCCAGTACCAACTACAACAACCCCTAATCCACCCTCATTAACTCCTCCGGAAAGTGGGGAGGAAGATGCCAATACTAGGGCCTACTCAATAGTTCCTGGTATCAAGGCAATCTTTTCTAACATTTCTACAGCAGCATCCCTTCCACCAGACAATGAGGAACCTATTCGTATTCCCATTGTTTCCAGCACCAGCAAGAGTATtagtaaaacaatattttctactTCTGTAAGATCTACGAGTGTTCCTATGACATCCAGTTCAACGCCCAGCTCCACTGATGTGGACACCATGACATCCATGGCCAGCACTGACGTTCCAATTGAGACGACAACACCAAAGACCATCAACATTTCTGACCCTCTTCTTCCatcttttttcaacatttcaTCCATTTTTCCCACCTTCCCGCCGATAATGGGACTACCTGGACAGAATATTTCAGCCACAAGGAAGTCCCCTACTACACCAGATGGAGTTCTGTTGAGACGGAATGGAGATGTGACCATTGAGATGCACAGGATGAATATGGCAGCTTATGTTCTAGCTGGCTTGGGAATGTTTCCCATTGCCATCATTATAATCTACGTGGTGAGGATGCTAATACTGAAACGCGAAGCCAAACAATCCAGTGATCTCGAGAGATACATGAACGATGGTCAGCCAATAAGTCCTGTGGTTAAGATGGATGATTCATCGGGTGAAGAGTCAATCATGACAGAGAGGGATTTCAATCGCAACAATCTGAGATTCAAGAGTCTTCTTGGAGAAGGAAATTTCGGACAAGTGTGGAAGGCAGAAGCTGATGACCTGGCAGGACATTTAGGCACAACAAGAATAGTTGCTGTAAAGACTGAAAGAACAGAGAATGGCTGTGGGGGTCTGAATTTGGAAGCGGACATTATGCGAAAGCTGGGTAGTCATCCGAATGTAGTGACACTTCTTGGTGCTTGTATAGATCAAG AACCTCATCTTCTTATCATGGAATTTGCCATGAGGGGACGATTGCTCTCTCTTCTGCGTGCTGCCAGGAGTGCTGTTCACTCAGTGCCTCAATCTACACCCAGCGGAACCAAGACTGCTTCTATCCCATTGTCTCCAAGAAGACTATCCGGATTTGCCCATGACATAGCTAGAGGAATGGAGTACATTGCTAGCAAAAGG ATTGTTCATCGAGATTTAGCTGCCCGGAATGTCCTTTTGGATCACAATGGTGTCTGCAAGATTTGTGACTTTGGAATGTCCATCGATATGGATAAATCCAAGCGTATCCACACATTGTATTCCCGGAAGTCCAATCTTAGGAGATCGCATAGCAGCAATAGATGTGGAGAGTCCCGATTTCGATTCCAGCCCTTCTCTACGCTGGATACTAAGTTTGGGGTTTGTCGGAGTGAGAGTCAGACCTGTGGGAGCAAAGTAAGACCTGCTCTGCCCATCAGATGGATGGCTCCGGAAGCCCTGCAATACCACATCTTCTCAACGGAGACTGATGTTTGGGCATTTGGGATTGTACTCTGGGAAATTGCTACCCTTG gATGCACCCCTTATCCCAATCTATCTGGGCGAGAAGTGGTGCGAAGTGTTCCAGCTGGAATACGACCAGAAATCCCTCCTGATTGTCGTCCAGAGCTGTATCATCTAATGTCAAAGACCTGGCGGAAGGATCCTAGGCAGAGACCATCCTTCTCTGATGCTAGAAGTGAACTAGCTCATGCCTTGCGCCAGTGGGAGATTGAGCAGGAGAATTCCTCAGAGTATCTCGACGTTAGTGGCTTCAGTGAGGATCTTGAGCACGGGATGGTGTACTTTAATAGGCGAATATCGGAATTTGAATGCGATATTTGA
- the LOC129801021 gene encoding mucin-2-like encodes MDTETKISNATRKDAPSPTKSTRSYVDIRSKRLEAAKQRQKTSTDKSVEETDLLPYLFFGQKITATKITETKNQVITTKRSPYFANSGSIKQSLKVKDDEDEIMEVSAPKTSTTEKNKFWQQGRLYYPTRNIVAFSRRGLNMSGFGSPKPPSSTTTSTDASVGRNMENTPLDIIHIPENNSSAKLVTLRSTDAAPTPFALDKSPPNLHGIILEVPPSSLPALDIHSLNPSSSAFNDKDVNLVIFTNKRDQDSSPSPSEVAPVINGSEILKINRDLAPEPTTGAPDITKSSSEGTVDDEEDTTVSLTITTTTTSTTTTTTTTTTTTTPVPTTTTPNPPSLTPPESGEEDANTRAYSIVPGIKAIFSNISTAASLPPDNEEPIRIPIVSSTSKSISKTIFSTSVRSTSVPMTSSSTPSSTDVDTMTSMASTDVPIETTTPKTINISDPLLPSFFNISSIFPTFPPIMGLPGQNISATRKSPTTPDGVLLRRNGDVTIEMHRMNMAAYVLAGLGMFPIAIIIIYVVRMLILKREAKQSSDLERYMNDGQPISPVVKMDDSSGEESIMTERDFNRNNLRFKSLLGEGNFGQVWKAEADDLAGHLGTTRIVAVKTERTENGCGGLNLEADIMRKLGSHPNVVTLLGACIDQEPHLLIMEFAMRGRLLSLLRAARSAVHSVPQSTPSGTKTASIPLSPRRLSGFAHDIARGMEYIASKRIVHRDLAARNVLLDHNGVCKICDFGMSIDMDKSKRIHTLYSRKSNLRRSHSSNRCGESRFRFQPFSTLDTKFGVCRSESQTCGSKVRPALPIRWMAPEALQYHIFSTETDVWAFGIVLWEIATLGCTPYPNLSGREVVRSVPAGIRPEIPPDCRPELYHLMSKTWRKDPRQRPSFSDARSELAHALRQWEIEQENSSEYLDVSGFSEDLEHGMVYFNRRISEFECDI; translated from the exons ATGGATACAGAAACAAAGATCTCAAATGCTACGAGAAAGGATGCACCTTCCCCAACCAAATCCACACGATCATATGTTGATATCCGCAGCAAGAGGCTCGAAGCTGCCAAGCAGCGTCAAAAGACTTCCACTGATAAGTCTGTTGAGGAGACAGATCTCCTACCCTATCTCTTCTTTGGTCAGAAGATCACTGCCACAAAGATTACTGAGACAAAGAACCAAGTGATCACTACTAAAAGATCACCGTACTTTGCCAATAGTGGTAGTATTAAGCAATCTCTGAAGGTCAAGGATGATGAGGATGAGATTATGGAAGTGTCTGCACCAAAGACATCCACAACggagaagaataaattttggCAACAAGGACGCTTGTACTATCCAACAAGGAATATTGTTGCCTTCAGCAGAAGAGGACTCAATATGTCAGGCTTTGGGAGCCCAAAGCCACCATCCTCGACCACCACATCCACGGATGCAAGTGTGGGCAGAAATATGGAAAATACCCCCCTGGATATTATTCACATCCCGGAGAACAATAGCAGTGCAAAGTTAGTAACACTGAGAAGTACAGATGCTGCACCCACACCCTTTGCTCTCGATAAGTCCCCGCCGAATCTCCATGGAATCATCCTAGAAGTTCCTCCATCATCTCTTCCAGCTCTTGATATACATTCACTAAATCCTTCTTCATCAGCTTTCAACGACAAGGATGTCAATCTTGTAATCTTCACCAACAAAAGAGATCAGGATAGTAGTCCGTCCCCTTCTGAGGTCGCTCCTGTGATAAATGGAAGTGAAATTCTCAAAATCAATCGAGATTTGGCTCCAGAACCTACAACAGGAGCTCCTGACATCACAAAGTCAAGCTCAGAAGGGACGGTAGATGACGAAGAAGATACAACAGTTTCTCTTACAATTACTACTACCACAACCAGTACAACAACCACGACGACAACAACTACAACTACCACAACTCCAGTACCAACTACAACAACCCCTAATCCACCCTCATTAACTCCTCCGGAAAGTGGGGAGGAAGATGCCAATACTAGGGCCTACTCAATAGTTCCTGGTATCAAGGCAATCTTTTCTAACATTTCTACAGCAGCATCCCTTCCACCAGACAATGAGGAACCTATTCGTATTCCCATTGTTTCCAGCACCAGCAAGAGTATtagtaaaacaatattttctactTCTGTAAGATCTACGAGTGTTCCTATGACATCCAGTTCAACGCCCAGCTCCACTGATGTGGACACCATGACATCCATGGCCAGCACTGACGTTCCAATTGAGACGACAACACCAAAGACCATCAACATTTCTGACCCTCTTCTTCCatcttttttcaacatttcaTCCATTTTTCCCACCTTCCCGCCGATAATGGGACTACCTGGACAGAATATTTCAGCCACAAGGAAGTCCCCTACTACACCAGATGGAGTTCTGTTGAGACGGAATGGAGATGTGACCATTGAGATGCACAGGATGAATATGGCAGCTTATGTTCTAGCTGGCTTGGGAATGTTTCCCATTGCCATCATTATAATCTACGTGGTGAGGATGCTAATACTGAAACGCGAAGCCAAACAATCCAGTGATCTCGAGAGATACATGAACGATGGTCAGCCAATAAGTCCTGTGGTTAAGATGGATGATTCATCGGGTGAAGAGTCAATCATGACAGAGAGGGATTTCAATCGCAACAATCTGAGATTCAAGAGTCTTCTTGGAGAAGGAAATTTCGGACAAGTGTGGAAGGCAGAAGCTGATGACCTGGCAGGACATTTAGGCACAACAAGAATAGTTGCTGTAAAGACTGAAAGAACAGAGAATGGCTGTGGGGGTCTGAATTTGGAAGCGGACATTATGCGAAAGCTGGGTAGTCATCCGAATGTAGTGACACTTCTTGGTGCTTGTATAGATCAAG AACCTCATCTTCTTATCATGGAATTTGCCATGAGGGGACGATTGCTCTCTCTTCTGCGTGCTGCCAGGAGTGCTGTTCACTCAGTGCCTCAATCTACACCCAGCGGAACCAAGACTGCTTCTATCCCATTGTCTCCAAGAAGACTATCCGGATTTGCCCATGACATAGCTAGAGGAATGGAGTACATTGCTAGCAAAAGG ATTGTTCATCGAGATTTAGCTGCCCGGAATGTCCTTTTGGATCACAATGGTGTCTGCAAGATTTGTGACTTTGGAATGTCCATCGATATGGATAAATCCAAGCGTATCCACACATTGTATTCCCGGAAGTCCAATCTTAGGAGATCGCATAGCAGCAATAGATGTGGAGAGTCCCGATTTCGATTCCAGCCCTTCTCTACGCTGGATACTAAGTTTGGGGTTTGTCGGAGTGAGAGTCAGACCTGTGGGAGCAAAGTAAGACCTGCTCTGCCCATCAGATGGATGGCTCCGGAAGCCCTGCAATACCACATCTTCTCAACGGAGACTGATGTTTGGGCATTTGGGATTGTACTCTGGGAAATTGCTACCCTTG gATGCACCCCTTATCCCAATCTATCTGGGCGAGAAGTGGTGCGAAGTGTTCCAGCTGGAATACGACCAGAAATCCCTCCTGATTGTCGTCCAGAGCTGTATCATCTAATGTCAAAGACCTGGCGGAAGGATCCTAGGCAGAGACCATCCTTCTCTGATGCTAGAAGTGAACTAGCTCATGCCTTGCGCCAGTGGGAGATTGAGCAGGAGAATTCCTCAGAGTATCTCGACGTTAGTGGCTTCAGTGAGGATCTTGAGCACGGGATGGTGTACTTTAATAGGCGAATATCGGAATTTGAATGCGATATTTGA
- the LOC129804215 gene encoding mucin-2-like isoform X1, protein MKSVSLSAPLILLLIVFSEGAATAAAAPPINPATNCSVADGQAVRANCTTSDHARRVVDRDNKLMSVLAARRSALARDRGRHVISRQVHQEPIRECERNCTRSFTIQPTAECMRRCASLRGAAVHKRTPLVSSREEENISESNTIVNGKDELLQTEESAHGMTIIATSRELESFRNVSRVNSNNSLDTETKISNATRKDAPSPTKSTRSYVDIRSKRLEAAKQRQKTSTDKSVEETDLLPYLFFGQKITATKITETKNQVITTKRSPYFANSGSIKQSLKVKDDEDEIMEVSAPKTSTTEKNKFWQQGRLYYPTRNIVAFSRRGLNMSGFGSPKPPSSTTTSTDASVGRNMENTPLDIIHIPENNSSAKLVTLRSTDAAPTPFALDKSPPNLHGIILEVPPSSLPALDIHSLNPSSSAFNDKDVNLVIFTNKRDQDSSPSPSEVAPVINGSEILKINRDLAPEPTTGAPDITKSSSEGTVDDEEDTTVSLTITTTTTSTTTTTTTTTTTTTPVPTTTTPNPPSLTPPESGEEDANTRAYSIVPGIKAIFSNISTAASLPPDNEEPIRIPIVSSTSKSISKTIFSTSVRSTSVPMTSSSTPSSTDVDTMTSMASTDVPIETTTPKTINISDPLLPSFFNISSIFPTFPPIMGLPGQNISATRKSPTTPDGVLLRRNGDVTIEMHRMNMAAYVLAGLGMFPIAIIIIYVVRMLILKREAKQSSDLERYMNDGQPISPVVKMDDSSGEESIMTERDFNRNNLRFKSLLGEGNFGQVWKAEADDLAGHLGTTRIVAVKTERTENGCGGLNLEADIMRKLGSHPNVVTLLGACIDQEPHLLIMEFAMRGRLLSLLRAARSAVHSVPQSTPSGTKTASIPLSPRRLSGFAHDIARGMEYIASKRIVHRDLAARNVLLDHNGVCKICDFGMSIDMDKSKRIHTLYSRKSNLRRSHSSNRCGESRFRFQPFSTLDTKFGVCRSESQTCGSKVRPALPIRWMAPEALQYHIFSTETDVWAFGIVLWEIATLGCTPYPNLSGREVVRSVPAGIRPEIPPDCRPELYHLMSKTWRKDPRQRPSFSDARSELAHALRQWEIEQENSSEYLDVSGFSEDLEHGMVYFNRRISEFECDI, encoded by the exons CACGTCGAGTTGTGGATCGCGACAACAAACTCATGTCGGTTTTGGCGGCAAGGAGAAGTGCTCTAGCGCGCGATAGAGGGCGCCATGTGATTTCCCGCCAAGTTCATCAAGAACCGATTCGTGAGTGCGAGCGAAATTGCACAAGAAGTTTCACCATCCAACCAACGGCTGAATGCATGAGGCGGTGTGCTTCACTGAGGGGTGCTGCTGTTCACAAAAGGACCCCTCTAGTGTCTTCCCGTGAGGAGGAGAACATTTCAGAGTCCAACACAATCGTCAATGGAAAAGATGAACTACTGCAAACTGAAGAATCAGCTCATGGAATGACGATCATTGCCACAAGTCGCGAATTGGAATCTTTCCGTAATGTATCCAGGGTAAACTCCAATAATTCTCTGGATACAGAAACAAAGATCTCAAATGCTACGAGAAAGGATGCACCTTCCCCAACCAAATCCACACGATCATATGTTGATATCCGCAGCAAGAGGCTCGAAGCTGCCAAGCAGCGTCAAAAGACTTCCACTGATAAGTCTGTTGAGGAGACAGATCTCCTACCCTATCTCTTCTTTGGTCAGAAGATCACTGCCACAAAGATTACTGAGACAAAGAACCAAGTGATCACTACTAAAAGATCACCGTACTTTGCCAATAGTGGTAGTATTAAGCAATCTCTGAAGGTCAAGGATGATGAGGATGAGATTATGGAAGTGTCTGCACCAAAGACATCCACAACggagaagaataaattttggCAACAAGGACGCTTGTACTATCCAACAAGGAATATTGTTGCCTTCAGCAGAAGAGGACTCAATATGTCAGGCTTTGGGAGCCCAAAGCCACCATCCTCGACCACCACATCCACGGATGCAAGTGTGGGCAGAAATATGGAAAATACCCCCCTGGATATTATTCACATCCCGGAGAACAATAGCAGTGCAAAGTTAGTAACACTGAGAAGTACAGATGCTGCACCCACACCCTTTGCTCTCGATAAGTCCCCGCCGAATCTCCATGGAATCATCCTAGAAGTTCCTCCATCATCTCTTCCAGCTCTTGATATACATTCACTAAATCCTTCTTCATCAGCTTTCAACGACAAGGATGTCAATCTTGTAATCTTCACCAACAAAAGAGATCAGGATAGTAGTCCGTCCCCTTCTGAGGTCGCTCCTGTGATAAATGGAAGTGAAATTCTCAAAATCAATCGAGATTTGGCTCCAGAACCTACAACAGGAGCTCCTGACATCACAAAGTCAAGCTCAGAAGGGACGGTAGATGACGAAGAAGATACAACAGTTTCTCTTACAATTACTACTACCACAACCAGTACAACAACCACGACGACAACAACTACAACTACCACAACTCCAGTACCAACTACAACAACCCCTAATCCACCCTCATTAACTCCTCCGGAAAGTGGGGAGGAAGATGCCAATACTAGGGCCTACTCAATAGTTCCTGGTATCAAGGCAATCTTTTCTAACATTTCTACAGCAGCATCCCTTCCACCAGACAATGAGGAACCTATTCGTATTCCCATTGTTTCCAGCACCAGCAAGAGTATtagtaaaacaatattttctactTCTGTAAGATCTACGAGTGTTCCTATGACATCCAGTTCAACGCCCAGCTCCACTGATGTGGACACCATGACATCCATGGCCAGCACTGACGTTCCAATTGAGACGACAACACCAAAGACCATCAACATTTCTGACCCTCTTCTTCCatcttttttcaacatttcaTCCATTTTTCCCACCTTCCCGCCGATAATGGGACTACCTGGACAGAATATTTCAGCCACAAGGAAGTCCCCTACTACACCAGATGGAGTTCTGTTGAGACGGAATGGAGATGTGACCATTGAGATGCACAGGATGAATATGGCAGCTTATGTTCTAGCTGGCTTGGGAATGTTTCCCATTGCCATCATTATAATCTACGTGGTGAGGATGCTAATACTGAAACGCGAAGCCAAACAATCCAGTGATCTCGAGAGATACATGAACGATGGTCAGCCAATAAGTCCTGTGGTTAAGATGGATGATTCATCGGGTGAAGAGTCAATCATGACAGAGAGGGATTTCAATCGCAACAATCTGAGATTCAAGAGTCTTCTTGGAGAAGGAAATTTCGGACAAGTGTGGAAGGCAGAAGCTGATGACCTGGCAGGACATTTAGGCACAACAAGAATAGTTGCTGTAAAGACTGAAAGAACAGAGAATGGCTGTGGGGGTCTGAATTTGGAAGCGGACATTATGCGAAAGCTGGGTAGTCATCCGAATGTAGTGACACTTCTTGGTGCTTGTATAGATCAAG AACCTCATCTTCTTATCATGGAATTTGCCATGAGGGGACGATTGCTCTCTCTTCTGCGTGCTGCCAGGAGTGCTGTTCACTCAGTGCCTCAATCTACACCCAGCGGAACCAAGACTGCTTCTATCCCATTGTCTCCAAGAAGACTATCCGGATTTGCCCATGACATAGCTAGAGGAATGGAGTACATTGCTAGCAAAAGG ATTGTTCATCGAGATTTAGCTGCCCGGAATGTCCTTTTGGATCACAATGGTGTCTGCAAGATTTGTGACTTTGGAATGTCCATCGATATGGATAAATCCAAGCGTATCCACACATTGTATTCCCGGAAGTCCAATCTTAGGAGATCGCATAGCAGCAATAGATGTGGAGAGTCCCGATTTCGATTCCAGCCCTTCTCTACGCTGGATACTAAGTTTGGGGTTTGTCGGAGTGAGAGTCAGACCTGTGGGAGCAAAGTAAGACCTGCTCTGCCCATCAGATGGATGGCTCCGGAAGCCCTGCAATACCACATCTTCTCAACGGAGACTGATGTTTGGGCATTTGGGATTGTACTCTGGGAAATTGCTACCCTTG gATGCACCCCTTATCCCAATCTATCTGGGCGAGAAGTGGTGCGAAGTGTTCCAGCTGGAATACGACCAGAAATCCCTCCTGATTGTCGTCCAGAGCTGTATCATCTAATGTCAAAGACCTGGCGGAAGGATCCTAGGCAGAGACCATCCTTCTCTGATGCTAGAAGTGAACTAGCTCATGCCTTGCGCCAGTGGGAGATTGAGCAGGAGAATTCCTCAGAGTATCTCGACGTTAGTGGCTTCAGTGAGGATCTTGAGCACGGGATGGTGTACTTTAATAGGCGAATATCGGAATTTGAATGCGATATTTGA